The Paramisgurnus dabryanus chromosome 6, PD_genome_1.1, whole genome shotgun sequence genome has a window encoding:
- the cbln13 gene encoding cerebellin 13 isoform X1, whose amino-acid sequence MMLLLKPYISVLLLLQFRQQLLAQNSGPKGEKGDRGVQGPPGNIGPPGPRGRQGNKGDRGDPAQNLITPEKIKDIEERLRVTEETLKVLKQENEAKKVAFSAGLLASGLQQTGPFNDRRTLVYQKVFTNTGNAYNSNNGIFTAPVKGVYFFRFYAHSHTGNQMAVSLYKNDQPQCSVFSLKAESNANGSNGVVLTLESGDKVYTQLWENSWVYDDKGSFTSFSGFLLFPM is encoded by the exons ATG ATGTTGCTGTTGAAGCCGTACATCAGTGTCCTTCTGCTGCTTCAGTTCAGACAGCAACTATTGGCTCAAAACAGTGGACCTAAAGGAGAGAAGGGAGATCGAG GAGTGCAGGGACCACCAGGTAACATAGGACCACCTGGACCACGTGGACGCCAAGGAAACAAAGGAGACAGAGGAGACCCag CTCAAAATTTAATTACACCAGAAAAAATCAAGGACATTGAAGAAAGATTGAGAGTCACAGAGGAAACTCTGAAAGTATTAAAGCAAGAGAATGAAG CCAAAAAGGTTGCATTTTCAGCTGGACTTTTGGCTTCTGGATTACAACAGACTGGACCCTTTAATGATCGAAGGACTCTGGTCTACCAAAAAGTCTTCACTAACACCGGAAATGCATATAACTCGAACAATG GTATTTTTACAGCACCAGTAAAAGGAGTTTATTTCTTCAGATTTTATGCTCATTCTCACACTGGTAACCAAATGGCAGTCAGTCTATATAAGAATGATCAACCTCAGTgttctgtgttttctctgaaAGCTGAGAGCAATGCTAATGGCAGCAATGGTGTTGTTCTTACACTGGAGAGCGGTGATAAAGTCTACACACAGCTGTGGGAGAACAGCTGGGTTTATGATGATAAAGGAAGTTTCACCAGTTTCAGTGGTTTTCTGCTGTTCCCCATGTAA
- the cbln13 gene encoding cerebellin 13 isoform X2, whose protein sequence is MLLLKPYISVLLLLQFRQQLLAQNSGPKGEKGDRGVQGPPGNIGPPGPRGRQGNKGDRGDPAQNLITPEKIKDIEERLRVTEETLKVLKQENEAKKVAFSAGLLASGLQQTGPFNDRRTLVYQKVFTNTGNAYNSNNGIFTAPVKGVYFFRFYAHSHTGNQMAVSLYKNDQPQCSVFSLKAESNANGSNGVVLTLESGDKVYTQLWENSWVYDDKGSFTSFSGFLLFPM, encoded by the exons ATGTTGCTGTTGAAGCCGTACATCAGTGTCCTTCTGCTGCTTCAGTTCAGACAGCAACTATTGGCTCAAAACAGTGGACCTAAAGGAGAGAAGGGAGATCGAG GAGTGCAGGGACCACCAGGTAACATAGGACCACCTGGACCACGTGGACGCCAAGGAAACAAAGGAGACAGAGGAGACCCag CTCAAAATTTAATTACACCAGAAAAAATCAAGGACATTGAAGAAAGATTGAGAGTCACAGAGGAAACTCTGAAAGTATTAAAGCAAGAGAATGAAG CCAAAAAGGTTGCATTTTCAGCTGGACTTTTGGCTTCTGGATTACAACAGACTGGACCCTTTAATGATCGAAGGACTCTGGTCTACCAAAAAGTCTTCACTAACACCGGAAATGCATATAACTCGAACAATG GTATTTTTACAGCACCAGTAAAAGGAGTTTATTTCTTCAGATTTTATGCTCATTCTCACACTGGTAACCAAATGGCAGTCAGTCTATATAAGAATGATCAACCTCAGTgttctgtgttttctctgaaAGCTGAGAGCAATGCTAATGGCAGCAATGGTGTTGTTCTTACACTGGAGAGCGGTGATAAAGTCTACACACAGCTGTGGGAGAACAGCTGGGTTTATGATGATAAAGGAAGTTTCACCAGTTTCAGTGGTTTTCTGCTGTTCCCCATGTAA
- the LOC135767448 gene encoding mannose-binding protein A-like: MAPVYFIFLLMLQSGLLHGAEPQNLNCPAHCGVPGIPGLPGRDGRDGKDGAIGPKGEKGEPGVEVHGPPGKAGPPGPQGLTGPPGPQGIKGPPGLPGRLGDDITSLKSEIQLLSAKIAMIEKVASFNSFRKVGEKYFVYNGFIESYDKGIQYCKEIGGTIALPRNADENKALVKLLETSEVIINPFIGATDRAKEGQFVDITGKPLTFTKWDSDQPDDYKGAQDCSVVRVLSGFWDDDGCENKLRIVCEIEIK, translated from the exons ATGGCGCCAGTGTACTTCATTTTTCTTCTGATGCTTCAGTCTGGACTCTTGCATGGAGCTGAACCTCAAAACCTAAACTGTCCTGCTCATTGTGGAGTACCAGGCATTCCTGGTCTGCCTGGAAGAGATGGCAGAGACGGAAAAGATGGGGCTATTGGACCTAAAGGAGAGAAGGGAGAGCCAG GAGTGGAAGTGCATGGACCACCAGGTAAAGCAGGACCACCTGGACCCCAAGGACTAACTGGACCACCTGGACCCCAAGGAATAAAAGGGCCACCAGGTCTACCAg gGCGTCTTGGAGATGACATCACATCTCTAAAATCTGAGATCCAGCTTCTAAGTGCAAAGATTGCCATGATAGAGAAAGTTGCAAGTTTTAATTCATTCAGAAAGGTTGGAGagaaatattttgtttataatGGCTTTATAGAAAGTTATGATAAGGGGATTCAATACTGCAAGGAAATTGGTGGAACAATTGCTTTGCCAAGAAATGCTGATGAAAATAAAGCTTTGGTAAAACTATTAGAAACCAGCGAAGTAATTATCAACCCATTCATTGGAGCCACAGACAGAGCTAAAGAAGGACAGTTTGTAGATATTACTGGAAAACCCTTGACTTTTACCAAATGGGATTCAGATCAACCTGATGATTATAAGGGAGCACAAGACTGTAGTGTTGTCAGAGTGCTATCTGGTTTTTGGGATGATGATGGTTGTGAAAATAAACTTCGCATCGTATGTGAAATAGAAATCAAATAA